DNA from Sulfitobacter albidus:
GCGCGCACGCTGGGCGCGCGTCTGGGCCTGCCCGTGCATCACATGGACCACATTCATTGGCAGGGTGTCTGGGACGAACGCCCTAAAGAGGAAAAGATCCGCCTGGCCCATGCCGTCGAGGCGCAGGATGCCTGGGTGTTCGAGGGGGGCAATTCGGCGACCTATGACAACCGCATGGCGCGGGCGGATACGGTGATCTGGCTCGATCTGCCGGTGGGCCTGCGTCTGTGGCGGGTGACAAAGCGCACGCTGCGCTACGTCGGGCGGACGCGGCCGGATCTGCCGGAGGGGTGCCGCGAAAGGCTCAACCGCGAGACGGTGGTGTTCTACCGCTTTATCTGGCGGATGCGGCACGTCCAGCGCGCAAAGATCGCGGAGCGGTTCAATGCTGCGCGCCCGGATCTGACCCGCGTGCATCTGCGCAGCCCCGCCGAAGTGCGTGCGTGGCTCGCGCAGATCTAGCGATCGGCGGGCGGGATATCGCGCGCGGCGGCAACAAGCGCGTCGATGTCGGCTGGATCGTATTTCAGGGCACGCCGTTCGGTGCCGGAGATCTGGTGCAGGCGGCTGACGCCCGCGCGTCGAGCCGTGGCTGGCC
Protein-coding regions in this window:
- a CDS encoding AAA family ATPase — protein: MRRIMIVGGPGSGKSTLARTLGARLGLPVHHMDHIHWQGVWDERPKEEKIRLAHAVEAQDAWVFEGGNSATYDNRMARADTVIWLDLPVGLRLWRVTKRTLRYVGRTRPDLPEGCRERLNRETVVFYRFIWRMRHVQRAKIAERFNAARPDLTRVHLRSPAEVRAWLAQI